One Peribacillus simplex NBRC 15720 = DSM 1321 genomic region harbors:
- a CDS encoding dynamin family protein — MIQETLKQQSKLGILTAMYEKFQSAGDTGNADKLKQLIMKVNNEEFIIAFCGHFSAGKSSMINFLLGDQVLPSSPIPTSANTVKVQKGEDYAKVFYHHQPPVLFPAPYDFKEVKKFAKDGDSVSAITISSNDFSLPDSCAIMDTPGIDSTDDAHRVSTESALHLADVVFYVMDYNHVQSEVNFLFTKELLEAEKPTYLIINMIDKHDENELSFQDFKLSVSEAFANWNVYPDGIFYTSVRDLNNSENEIEVVKQFIYEMAGKGLNDGKDAIMQSANALVERHLNWLKEQYEEEHADDFEVLSELPHEERIHLTNQVDSLLKEKKSLTGRIEEIKVQYADALETILKGAYIMPAATRDLGKSFLESAQPDFKMGLLFAKKKTDAEREARIKAFLTDLQEKVKTQLEWHLKELAVKTLNQAEIHDSTLESTAQALQIEVTESYIKNSLKPQVDITGEYVLNYTNDLASAIKKKARDVSEGFLNNMVTVMEGIVEQQSKSIDKELEGFSEFAEALKVTAAMNAEIEYQTERLADIAQQTESLVDERDIDMLLTQWNEEEKNITVKIMKTDKVSNSRSVNEPETQHDKESKEVVPSVTVSTSDATDLRGKEKLMETAAGLQQAAKLIQPLRGFQSLYKELKEKANRLEQQTFTVALFGAFSAGKSSFANALMGESVLPVSPNPTTAAINKIMSSDAEHPHGTATVKLKTEAMLLEDVSLALAAFDKSAKNLDEALQLAGQIISKAGEVDKGKTHLSFLRAFHQGLPEYQNDLGNVVTVDLEGFKRFAAEESKSCLVDLIELRYDCEMTKQGMVLVDTPGADSINARHTGAAFEYIKNSDAILFVTYYNHPFSRADREFLIQLGRVKDSFAMDKMFFIVNAVDLAQTTDELDEVMDYVTDQLNGFGIRFPKLFPLTSKGALMEKQTPGSFKHSFLPNSGISEFQGQFDSFIENDLTGLAIESAQAAVKRTEELLRDVITASRQDEKAKRNALETLSHEAQSISELLSVIKGDAEKQRLKKEIDELTFYSKQRVFFRFNDFFKESFNPAVLKDDGGDLKIVLKQSMKNLLDALGFDLAQEMRATALRTEMFVNKLLNEKQNSLLQQMQKIRRTLSLQPYEPNERESLEFTGAFAKLDTGEFKKELALFKNPKSFFEKNEKAKMSEGLQKRLDEPALIYVKEQGERIFEMYIEVLEQELLAIQKEFKTEISDIFAGLRAALEETVDLPYYENAVAELAKMHSK; from the coding sequence ATGATTCAAGAAACATTAAAGCAACAGTCCAAATTGGGGATTTTGACTGCCATGTATGAGAAATTTCAATCGGCAGGTGATACAGGCAATGCCGATAAACTGAAACAGTTAATCATGAAAGTCAATAACGAGGAGTTCATCATTGCTTTTTGCGGGCATTTTTCAGCGGGGAAATCTAGTATGATCAACTTTCTCCTTGGTGATCAAGTATTGCCTTCAAGTCCGATTCCAACAAGTGCAAATACGGTAAAAGTCCAAAAAGGGGAAGACTATGCCAAAGTCTTTTACCATCATCAGCCACCAGTCTTATTTCCTGCACCTTATGATTTTAAAGAGGTCAAGAAATTTGCCAAGGATGGAGATTCAGTATCGGCGATAACGATAAGTTCCAATGATTTTTCACTGCCGGATTCATGTGCGATCATGGATACGCCAGGAATTGATTCGACAGATGATGCACATAGAGTTTCTACGGAATCTGCCTTGCATCTAGCTGATGTCGTCTTCTATGTCATGGACTACAATCATGTCCAATCAGAAGTGAACTTCCTATTCACGAAAGAATTGTTAGAGGCTGAAAAACCGACATACTTAATTATCAATATGATTGATAAGCATGATGAGAACGAGCTTAGCTTTCAAGACTTCAAGCTTTCCGTTTCTGAAGCATTTGCGAACTGGAATGTATATCCTGATGGTATTTTTTATACATCCGTAAGAGACTTGAACAATAGCGAAAATGAAATAGAAGTGGTCAAGCAATTCATATATGAAATGGCGGGCAAAGGTCTAAATGATGGGAAAGATGCCATCATGCAATCGGCAAATGCCCTTGTCGAAAGGCATCTTAATTGGCTGAAGGAGCAGTATGAAGAGGAACATGCCGATGATTTTGAAGTTTTATCAGAACTTCCTCATGAAGAGCGAATACACCTGACGAATCAAGTGGACAGCCTATTGAAAGAAAAAAAATCATTAACTGGACGTATAGAGGAAATCAAGGTCCAATATGCTGATGCATTAGAAACCATACTAAAAGGTGCGTACATCATGCCCGCCGCTACACGGGACCTAGGTAAATCTTTCTTGGAATCTGCTCAGCCGGACTTTAAAATGGGTCTATTATTTGCTAAGAAAAAAACGGATGCCGAACGTGAGGCACGTATCAAGGCGTTCTTGACCGATTTACAAGAAAAGGTGAAAACCCAGCTTGAATGGCATCTTAAAGAATTAGCAGTTAAAACGCTTAATCAAGCGGAGATCCATGATTCAACACTTGAAAGTACGGCTCAGGCACTTCAGATTGAGGTAACGGAATCTTACATAAAAAACTCTTTGAAGCCTCAAGTTGATATTACGGGTGAATACGTTTTAAACTATACGAATGATTTAGCATCAGCCATCAAAAAGAAAGCTCGTGATGTATCAGAAGGATTTTTGAATAATATGGTTACCGTTATGGAAGGAATAGTGGAACAGCAGTCTAAATCCATCGATAAGGAGCTTGAAGGTTTTTCTGAATTTGCGGAAGCCCTTAAAGTTACTGCTGCGATGAATGCGGAAATTGAGTACCAAACGGAACGTTTAGCAGACATTGCTCAACAAACTGAATCATTAGTCGATGAGCGCGATATCGATATGCTATTAACTCAATGGAATGAAGAAGAAAAAAATATTACAGTTAAAATCATGAAAACGGATAAAGTAAGTAATTCAAGGTCCGTCAACGAACCTGAAACGCAACATGATAAAGAAAGCAAAGAAGTTGTACCTTCTGTGACTGTTTCTACATCTGATGCTACTGATTTACGCGGAAAAGAAAAGCTGATGGAGACTGCAGCGGGTTTACAACAGGCGGCCAAGCTGATCCAACCTTTGAGAGGGTTTCAATCACTTTATAAAGAATTGAAAGAGAAGGCAAATCGCTTGGAACAGCAAACGTTCACGGTTGCCCTCTTCGGTGCATTCAGTGCGGGTAAATCTTCCTTCGCCAATGCGTTGATGGGAGAAAGCGTCCTTCCTGTTTCACCAAATCCGACAACTGCCGCAATCAACAAAATCATGTCTTCAGACGCTGAGCATCCACATGGAACGGCAACCGTCAAATTAAAAACTGAAGCGATGCTGTTGGAAGATGTTAGCCTGGCCTTGGCAGCTTTTGATAAATCGGCAAAGAATCTAGATGAAGCACTTCAACTAGCAGGGCAAATCATTTCGAAGGCGGGGGAAGTTGATAAGGGGAAAACGCATTTATCCTTTCTTAGGGCGTTTCATCAAGGGCTGCCCGAGTACCAAAATGATTTAGGAAATGTGGTAACGGTAGATCTTGAAGGATTTAAACGTTTTGCTGCAGAAGAGTCCAAGTCGTGTCTTGTTGATCTAATTGAATTGCGATATGACTGTGAAATGACAAAACAGGGGATGGTCCTTGTTGACACACCTGGGGCGGATTCGATAAATGCACGACATACAGGAGCAGCTTTCGAGTATATTAAGAATTCGGACGCCATCCTTTTTGTGACCTATTATAATCACCCGTTTTCACGGGCAGACAGGGAGTTCTTGATACAACTTGGACGTGTGAAAGATTCTTTCGCTATGGATAAGATGTTTTTCATCGTCAATGCCGTCGATCTGGCCCAAACCACTGACGAATTGGACGAAGTGATGGATTATGTCACAGATCAATTGAATGGATTCGGAATCCGTTTTCCTAAACTGTTCCCGCTTACGAGTAAGGGAGCGTTGATGGAAAAGCAAACGCCTGGTTCGTTTAAGCATTCGTTCCTTCCTAATAGCGGAATCTCGGAATTCCAAGGCCAATTCGATTCTTTCATAGAAAACGATTTAACTGGACTTGCAATTGAATCGGCTCAAGCGGCTGTAAAAAGAACGGAAGAACTGCTACGAGATGTAATTACAGCTTCCAGGCAGGATGAGAAAGCGAAACGAAATGCCTTGGAGACCCTTTCTCATGAGGCACAGTCCATTTCGGAACTCCTCTCAGTCATTAAAGGGGATGCAGAAAAGCAACGTTTGAAAAAAGAGATCGACGAATTGACTTTCTATAGTAAACAACGGGTCTTCTTCCGGTTTAATGATTTCTTCAAAGAATCGTTCAATCCGGCTGTTTTAAAAGATGATGGAGGCGATTTGAAAATTGTCCTCAAGCAATCGATGAAGAACTTATTGGATGCGTTAGGCTTTGACCTTGCCCAGGAAATGCGGGCAACGGCTTTAAGGACGGAAATGTTCGTAAATAAATTACTGAATGAGAAACAAAACAGTTTGCTTCAGCAAATGCAAAAAATAAGAAGAACCCTTTCATTACAGCCATATGAACCTAATGAGAGGGAGTCCCTTGAATTTACAGGAGCTTTTGCCAAATTAGATACGGGGGAATTCAAAAAGGAATTGGCTTTATTTAAAAATCCAAAATCTTTCTTTGAAAAAAATGAAAAAGCGAAAATGAGCGAAGGGCTTCAGAAGCGTTTAGATGAACCTGCCCTTATATATGTAAAAGAACAGGGTGAGCGGATTTTCGAAATGTATATTGAAGTCCTCGAACAAGAGTTACTCGCGATTCAAAAAGAGTTTAAGACGGAAATATCGGATATCTTTGCAGGTCTACGTGCAGCATTGGAGGAAACGGTCGATTTACCGTATTATGAAAATGCCGTAGCGGAATTGGCTAAAATGCATTCGAAATAG
- a CDS encoding DNA polymerase beta superfamily protein: MKENLISRLRYLEKKEDMTILMAAVTGSHSFGLSSVQSDYDVRFIYVHNDKRSYLSLSQPVEVIHLKEGLFDMEGWDLFKSSRLTLKSNPALFELYQSPIKLITHPDYYRKMNGLIADCYSKKALGHHYYRMMSDNLKQLSKPRDSERKELKIWVQVYRSYLILEYIIQRGSLPPLSVWELLDLVPIDQELKTRMTRIFKAKQMEECISNDESEKNLSLIEGKSLSIKNEITMLHKGKNMETELNELIWTILK, from the coding sequence ATGAAAGAAAACCTTATTTCACGATTGAGATACCTGGAAAAGAAAGAGGATATGACCATTTTGATGGCTGCTGTTACTGGCAGCCATTCTTTTGGTTTATCATCGGTACAATCGGATTACGATGTTCGGTTTATATATGTTCATAATGATAAGCGATCATACCTCAGCTTGAGTCAGCCAGTTGAAGTCATCCATTTGAAAGAAGGCCTATTTGACATGGAAGGCTGGGATCTCTTTAAATCATCCCGTCTTACCTTAAAGAGTAATCCTGCTCTTTTTGAATTATATCAATCGCCAATCAAGTTGATAACCCATCCGGATTATTATAGGAAGATGAATGGTTTGATAGCGGATTGCTATTCCAAAAAGGCACTGGGACACCATTATTATCGGATGATGAGTGATAATCTTAAACAATTGTCAAAACCAAGGGATTCCGAAAGAAAAGAACTAAAAATATGGGTACAAGTATACCGTTCGTATTTAATCCTTGAATATATCATCCAACGGGGTTCGCTGCCACCTTTATCGGTATGGGAATTACTTGATTTGGTTCCAATTGATCAAGAACTGAAAACTAGGATGACCCGGATATTTAAGGCAAAACAAATGGAAGAATGTATAAGCAACGATGAAAGTGAAAAGAATCTTTCGCTAATAGAAGGGAAATCGCTTTCCATAAAGAATGAGATAACTATGCTACATAAAGGGAAGAACATGGAAACGGAGCTTAATGAATTAATTTGGACCATTTTGAAATAG
- a CDS encoding sulfurtransferase has translation MSFIIEKEELLPLLNSSDIRICDCRFQLGSPDAGYNEYKKDHISGAVYFDLEKDLSGQVQEHGGRHPLPDLETLKVKLESNGITNDTVLIAYDGGEGSFASRFVWLLSYLGHQKVFVLNGGFRAWRDAGYPIDSNLTKYVPTEYHIDLNESVFASFQTVKDYTMNRPDDIVLMDSRESKRYEGIEEPIDKKAGHIPGAVNKVWTNVLENGYFKKKEDLQSNFTGIGKDKEIIVYCGSGVTASPNYIALKEAGFIDVKIYIGSFSDWISYEDNPIE, from the coding sequence ATGAGTTTTATAATCGAAAAAGAAGAGCTGTTGCCGTTGTTGAATTCCAGTGATATCAGAATTTGTGACTGCCGCTTTCAGCTAGGCTCTCCTGATGCAGGGTATAATGAATACAAAAAAGACCATATTTCCGGCGCTGTTTATTTCGATCTTGAAAAGGACTTATCGGGGCAGGTTCAAGAACATGGCGGAAGACATCCTCTTCCTGACCTGGAAACCTTAAAAGTTAAACTTGAATCAAATGGAATCACCAATGATACGGTACTTATTGCTTATGATGGCGGGGAAGGTTCTTTTGCTTCCAGGTTTGTCTGGCTGCTGAGCTATCTTGGGCATCAGAAAGTCTTTGTTCTTAACGGGGGCTTTCGCGCCTGGAGGGATGCGGGCTATCCAATTGACTCGAATCTAACGAAATATGTGCCTACAGAATATCATATCGATTTAAATGAGTCCGTTTTTGCTTCTTTTCAAACAGTGAAGGATTATACAATGAATAGGCCTGACGATATCGTATTAATGGATTCAAGGGAATCTAAGCGCTACGAGGGCATCGAGGAGCCAATTGATAAAAAAGCCGGTCATATACCTGGTGCAGTAAATAAGGTGTGGACGAACGTTCTGGAAAATGGCTATTTTAAAAAGAAGGAAGATCTTCAGTCGAATTTCACAGGCATCGGAAAAGATAAGGAAATCATTGTGTACTGCGGTTCAGGTGTAACGGCATCACCCAATTATATCGCCCTGAAAGAAGCGGGCTTTATAGATGTGAAGATTTATATTGGCAGTTTCAGTGACTGGATCTCGTATGAGGATAATCCAATTGAATAA
- a CDS encoding 5'-3' exonuclease: MKENEQHPSFMLVDGMALLFRAFYATAVTGQFMINSKGIPTNAVQGFLKHMLTAVNHFSPSHVAVCWDMGSKTFRNELFDGYKANRSEAPVEMIPQFDLAKKAVEAFDIPNIGLSGYEADDCIGTIAKASAQHSRVGILTGDQDMLQLIDENISVLLLKKGYGNYEVHNPDSFFEWKGITPRQMIDLKALMGDTADNYPGVKGIGEKTALKLLIQYQSIEGILENVASLTNGQRTKIESAVDMLHLSRKLAEIKCDVPISCSLDDAVYQYDREKVKNLANDHEFRALLRMI; encoded by the coding sequence ATGAAAGAAAATGAGCAGCATCCTTCCTTTATGCTTGTCGATGGGATGGCGCTTTTATTTAGAGCTTTTTATGCAACGGCCGTTACTGGTCAGTTCATGATTAACTCAAAAGGCATCCCGACAAATGCCGTTCAAGGTTTTTTGAAGCATATGCTGACGGCGGTGAATCACTTTTCACCTAGTCATGTAGCGGTATGTTGGGATATGGGCAGCAAGACTTTCAGAAATGAATTATTTGATGGATACAAGGCTAATCGATCAGAAGCTCCAGTCGAAATGATCCCTCAATTCGACCTAGCGAAAAAAGCGGTTGAAGCATTTGATATCCCTAACATAGGGCTCTCTGGATATGAGGCGGATGACTGTATCGGGACAATTGCCAAGGCATCTGCCCAACATAGCCGGGTGGGTATATTGACTGGCGATCAAGATATGCTTCAGTTAATAGATGAAAACATTTCCGTACTATTGTTAAAAAAAGGGTATGGTAACTATGAAGTGCATAATCCAGATAGCTTTTTTGAATGGAAAGGGATCACACCAAGACAAATGATCGATTTAAAAGCTTTAATGGGTGATACAGCTGATAATTATCCCGGAGTTAAAGGAATTGGGGAGAAGACAGCGTTGAAATTATTGATCCAGTATCAAAGTATCGAAGGGATACTTGAAAATGTTGCTTCATTGACGAATGGGCAGCGGACTAAAATTGAATCCGCCGTCGATATGCTTCATTTATCCAGAAAACTAGCAGAAATAAAATGTGATGTACCAATTTCATGTTCTTTGGACGATGCGGTCTATCAGTATGATCGCGAGAAGGTAAAAAATCTGGCTAATGATCATGAATTCAGGGCTTTACTGCGAATGATTTAA
- a CDS encoding DUF6123 family protein, with the protein MKYGVDAELAKSTEEYVSFLEGKGFTFGNDAIGFIYFGKRYTDASDILVNAAIELTLKVQKNFDGSFYISFLENLKQNGIETRSAAVSFAKEQGLLK; encoded by the coding sequence ATGAAGTATGGAGTGGATGCAGAATTGGCGAAGTCAACTGAAGAGTATGTTAGTTTTTTAGAGGGTAAGGGATTCACTTTTGGTAATGACGCTATTGGTTTTATTTATTTTGGTAAGCGCTACACGGATGCAAGTGATATTTTAGTCAATGCAGCAATAGAATTGACATTGAAGGTACAAAAGAATTTTGATGGTAGCTTTTATATCTCCTTTTTGGAAAATTTAAAACAAAATGGCATTGAAACGCGTAGTGCAGCGGTATCGTTTGCAAAAGAACAGGGGCTGCTTAAATAA
- a CDS encoding DMT family transporter, with protein sequence MNKTADFSLLFVVFIWGVTFVMVQNALSFLDPFTFNAVRFFMAFVFLLIPYLSTLHKKGRTWNKGLFIAGFHIGVWLFLGYGLQTIGLNYTTPAKTGFITGLSVVMVPVFSLLLLKHRLSRNTIIGVAAATIGLYLMTFADRSNLNIGDLLVFLCAISFAMQIITTARYARTLPALPLTLIQVSTVSLLSFVSAFIFKENHSVIFSSEVMLQKDVWTALLVTAALATAFAFFAQTFFQAYTTPTRVALIFSMEPVFAALSSYILIGEKLTSASIIGCAFIFLGMIFAELPVKKKKSVTQEFS encoded by the coding sequence ATGAACAAGACAGCTGATTTTTCATTATTATTCGTTGTATTCATCTGGGGCGTCACTTTTGTTATGGTCCAAAATGCACTATCTTTTCTTGACCCCTTCACGTTTAATGCCGTCCGTTTCTTCATGGCCTTCGTTTTCTTGCTCATCCCTTATTTATCGACTTTACACAAAAAGGGGAGAACTTGGAATAAGGGCCTTTTTATAGCTGGGTTTCATATTGGAGTTTGGCTTTTTCTGGGATATGGGCTTCAAACGATCGGATTGAATTATACAACTCCTGCTAAGACAGGCTTCATAACAGGATTAAGTGTCGTCATGGTCCCTGTTTTTTCCCTGCTGCTTTTAAAACATAGGCTTTCCCGCAATACAATAATAGGTGTCGCAGCCGCAACCATCGGGCTTTATTTAATGACTTTCGCTGACCGCTCAAATTTGAATATCGGTGATTTACTGGTATTTTTATGCGCAATCAGTTTTGCCATGCAGATCATTACTACCGCTAGATATGCCAGGACCCTTCCTGCTTTACCGTTGACGCTGATTCAGGTTTCCACCGTATCTTTATTATCATTTGTTTCAGCCTTCATTTTCAAAGAGAACCATTCCGTCATCTTCAGCTCAGAGGTCATGTTACAGAAGGATGTATGGACTGCTTTATTGGTTACGGCAGCCCTGGCCACGGCGTTCGCCTTTTTCGCACAAACCTTCTTCCAAGCCTATACGACACCTACAAGAGTGGCGCTGATCTTTTCAATGGAACCGGTTTTTGCTGCGTTATCCTCATACATATTGATAGGGGAAAAATTGACTTCCGCTTCCATCATCGGCTGCGCATTCATTTTCTTGGGAATGATATTTGCTGAACTGCCTGTTAAGAAAAAGAAATCGGTGACACAGGAGTTTTCTTGA
- a CDS encoding reverse transcriptase-like protein — protein MIEVYIDGASAGNPGPSGAGVFINNNGVVERHSFPLGNMENHEAEYHALIKALEICVANKYQIVSFRTDSQAINQAIEKRFAKNKYAILLERALKLSDELELFFMKWIPNLENKSADELARRAIRLNKGEEIHEQDS, from the coding sequence TTGATCGAAGTGTATATTGATGGTGCCAGTGCAGGCAATCCAGGGCCGAGCGGCGCAGGTGTTTTCATAAATAATAACGGTGTGGTCGAAAGGCATTCCTTTCCGCTTGGAAATATGGAAAACCATGAAGCCGAGTACCATGCTTTAATCAAAGCATTGGAAATTTGTGTAGCCAATAAATATCAAATCGTTTCTTTTCGGACTGACTCCCAAGCCATCAACCAGGCCATTGAAAAAAGATTTGCAAAAAATAAGTATGCCATTTTGCTGGAACGTGCGTTAAAGCTTTCCGACGAGCTTGAATTATTTTTCATGAAATGGATTCCAAATCTTGAAAACAAGTCCGCGGATGAGTTGGCGAGACGGGCCATTCGATTGAATAAGGGTGAGGAAATTCATGAACAAGACAGCTGA
- a CDS encoding reverse transcriptase-like protein has translation MKVIMQWTYHASKKPSADFVSDWLDAGTALVITEDLEKAGRLKEVEFKDEFDTTWTKKELKKLLTEVEEEPQDVTVFFDGGFQKDEKVAGIGVAIYFRQGKKFWRLRTNMKLEQFESNNEAEYAAFHEAVRQMDELGIHHQSCVFKGDSLVVLNQLSGEWPCMEENLNKWLDRIEAKLDKLKIIPVCKPISRKENQEADRLATLALQGKAIFSKIEIDGSKEP, from the coding sequence TTGAAGGTAATTATGCAATGGACATATCATGCTTCAAAAAAACCATCTGCCGATTTCGTTTCGGATTGGCTTGATGCCGGGACTGCACTGGTCATTACGGAAGATCTTGAAAAGGCAGGAAGGCTGAAGGAAGTGGAATTCAAGGATGAATTCGATACAACATGGACCAAGAAGGAGCTAAAGAAACTCCTGACGGAAGTTGAGGAAGAGCCGCAGGATGTGACGGTTTTTTTTGATGGAGGTTTTCAAAAAGATGAAAAGGTGGCAGGAATCGGTGTTGCCATTTATTTTCGTCAAGGTAAGAAGTTCTGGCGGCTACGCACCAATATGAAATTGGAGCAATTTGAATCGAATAATGAAGCGGAATATGCGGCCTTTCATGAAGCGGTCAGGCAGATGGACGAACTTGGAATCCACCATCAAAGCTGTGTCTTTAAAGGGGATTCTTTAGTTGTCTTAAATCAACTTTCCGGTGAATGGCCCTGTATGGAAGAAAACTTAAATAAATGGCTGGACCGCATTGAAGCGAAACTGGATAAATTAAAGATCATTCCGGTCTGCAAGCCAATTTCTCGAAAGGAAAACCAGGAAGCCGATCGCCTCGCAACTCTTGCACTGCAGGGAAAAGCCATTTTCAGCAAAATAGAAATTGATGGGTCAAAGGAGCCATAA
- a CDS encoding zinc-finger domain-containing protein, with the protein MNRKKIYEEVEDVLASFCQDCFLRKHFRKEKGRTYAHQFCISECTVGEKLKLLGNELSDRS; encoded by the coding sequence ATGAACAGGAAAAAAATATATGAAGAAGTGGAAGATGTCCTCGCTTCATTTTGCCAAGATTGTTTTTTACGAAAGCATTTTCGAAAAGAAAAGGGGCGTACGTATGCCCATCAGTTCTGTATTTCAGAATGTACGGTTGGTGAAAAATTAAAACTGCTGGGCAATGAACTTAGTGACCGATCTTAA
- a CDS encoding HD-GYP domain-containing protein: MKNRRGKLNNKANPPLTIPKIDFIMEELKKGEFPLTEQDPVQPNVKIHERINEASLQIKNIFQDICKEGKIQLEKIELIKAEVAPVIAEAARNPDIYYLFEEMQANNEYTYRHNIGVGIIATYLGMKHGLSKENLSALTLAATLHDVGKTRISDSILEKPGKLTAAEYEEMKRHTIYGYELLKNIPGISPSLALTALQHHEREDGQGYPLGLKGNDIHHHSKIVAIADVFHAMSSSRVYHQAMPFYKVIEQMNSDMFSKFNPEILLEFVSRLMSTLVGKEVMLTNGQLARSS; encoded by the coding sequence ATGAAAAATAGAAGAGGGAAGCTGAATAATAAAGCGAATCCGCCTCTTACCATACCTAAAATTGATTTCATAATGGAAGAATTGAAAAAAGGTGAATTTCCTTTAACTGAACAAGATCCTGTACAACCAAACGTAAAGATTCATGAAAGAATCAACGAAGCTTCTCTTCAAATCAAAAACATCTTTCAAGATATATGTAAAGAAGGAAAAATACAGCTTGAAAAGATTGAATTGATTAAAGCGGAAGTAGCACCTGTCATTGCAGAAGCTGCAAGGAATCCTGATATTTATTACCTTTTCGAAGAGATGCAAGCAAATAACGAGTACACGTATAGGCATAATATCGGTGTCGGAATCATTGCCACTTATCTAGGGATGAAGCATGGTTTATCGAAAGAAAACCTTTCAGCCCTGACATTGGCAGCCACGCTGCATGACGTGGGTAAAACAAGGATTTCAGATAGTATATTGGAAAAACCGGGTAAACTGACTGCGGCAGAATATGAAGAAATGAAGCGCCATACCATTTATGGGTATGAATTACTTAAAAATATCCCTGGAATCTCACCATCGCTTGCATTAACAGCCCTTCAGCACCATGAACGGGAAGATGGGCAAGGCTATCCACTTGGACTGAAGGGGAATGATATCCATCATCATTCGAAAATCGTCGCTATAGCCGACGTATTCCATGCGATGTCTTCAAGTCGTGTATATCATCAGGCCATGCCGTTTTATAAGGTGATTGAGCAAATGAACAGCGATATGTTCAGTAAATTCAATCCAGAAATCCTGCTGGAGTTTGTAAGCCGATTAATGTCCACTTTGGTCGGAAAAGAAGTCATGCTTACCAATGGACAATTGGCACGATCATCATGA
- a CDS encoding RrF2 family transcriptional regulator, whose protein sequence is MRLTSYSDYSLRVLIYLASHDQSKLSNIKEISEVYQLSKNHLMKIVHNLGKLGYIETIRGRNGGFRLAKSPAEINVGELVRRTEEDFYLVECFKDHDNCVISPVCSLKFVLNNALDAFLQVLDQYTIADFSENKVMLKAYFDSVKQNDEEPDFL, encoded by the coding sequence ATGAGGTTGACGAGTTATTCCGATTACTCACTTAGAGTGTTGATTTACCTGGCTTCCCACGACCAAAGCAAATTATCAAATATTAAAGAGATTTCTGAAGTATATCAACTGTCTAAAAATCATTTGATGAAGATTGTTCATAATCTAGGTAAATTAGGCTATATTGAGACGATACGCGGAAGAAATGGCGGTTTCCGGCTTGCAAAATCACCCGCTGAAATAAATGTAGGGGAACTGGTGCGGAGAACCGAAGAAGATTTTTATCTAGTGGAATGTTTTAAAGATCACGATAACTGTGTGATTTCTCCCGTTTGTTCATTGAAATTTGTCCTTAATAATGCCTTGGATGCTTTTCTACAGGTCCTTGATCAATATACGATTGCAGACTTTAGCGAAAATAAAGTAATGCTCAAAGCCTATTTTGATTCGGTAAAGCAGAATGACGAAGAGCCCGATTTTTTATAA